Proteins encoded by one window of Paenibacillus sp. DCT19:
- the proS gene encoding proline--tRNA ligase, with the protein MSKENEKQFVTEITPQSEDFSRWYIDVIKKADLMDYSPVRGCIVFKPDGFEIWEHIKDEMDRRFRETGHRNAYFPMFIPESFFQKEKEHVEGFNPELPWVTEAGGEKLEERLAIRPTSETIIGHMYSKWIQSYRDLPVLINQWANVVRWEKRTLPFLRTSEFLWQEGHTAHETEEEAREETMKMLEIYREVVEEYLAIPVITGQKTKSEKFAGAVDTFSIEAMMKDGRAVQAGTSHYMGTNFAKAFEIQYLSRNNELELAHTTSWGTSTRLIGALIMVHGDDRGLVLPPKVAPTQVVMIPIGPPKTRDAVVGRADELFAELKQAGVRVKMDDRSDVRPGWKFNEYEMRGVPIRLEIGPRDMENGVCVLVSRITGEKKVVEQANLVEEIQTMLAQVQADMLARARTFMSDNFYSVDTLDEMKELMENKRGFTLAGWCGSEACEDKVREVTGATSRNIPFQPAEEKHTCLACGEKAQHTVVFARAY; encoded by the coding sequence ATGTCAAAGGAAAATGAAAAACAGTTTGTAACTGAAATTACACCACAAAGTGAAGATTTCTCTCGTTGGTACATTGATGTAATCAAAAAAGCAGATTTGATGGATTATTCTCCAGTTCGTGGGTGTATTGTTTTTAAACCTGACGGATTCGAGATTTGGGAACATATCAAAGACGAAATGGATCGCCGTTTCCGTGAAACGGGTCACCGGAATGCATACTTCCCAATGTTTATCCCAGAGAGCTTTTTCCAAAAAGAAAAAGAGCACGTAGAAGGCTTTAACCCTGAACTGCCTTGGGTTACCGAAGCTGGAGGAGAGAAGCTGGAAGAGCGTCTTGCAATCCGCCCTACATCTGAAACGATTATCGGTCACATGTACTCCAAGTGGATTCAGTCTTATCGTGACTTACCAGTCCTGATCAATCAGTGGGCTAACGTTGTGCGTTGGGAGAAAAGAACGTTGCCATTCCTTCGGACAAGTGAGTTCTTGTGGCAAGAAGGACATACTGCACATGAGACGGAAGAAGAAGCACGCGAGGAAACGATGAAAATGCTTGAAATTTATCGTGAAGTAGTTGAAGAATACCTTGCGATTCCGGTCATTACAGGACAGAAAACAAAATCGGAGAAGTTTGCCGGTGCGGTAGATACCTTCTCGATTGAAGCGATGATGAAAGATGGCCGTGCGGTGCAAGCTGGTACATCTCACTATATGGGAACAAACTTTGCAAAAGCTTTTGAAATTCAATATCTTAGCCGTAACAATGAGTTGGAGCTTGCTCATACGACTTCATGGGGAACAAGTACTCGTCTCATTGGTGCGTTGATTATGGTACATGGTGATGATCGTGGTTTAGTGCTGCCGCCTAAAGTAGCGCCTACGCAAGTGGTTATGATTCCGATTGGACCGCCAAAAACACGTGATGCTGTTGTAGGCCGTGCGGATGAGTTATTTGCTGAATTAAAACAAGCTGGGGTTCGTGTCAAAATGGATGACCGTAGCGATGTACGCCCTGGATGGAAGTTCAACGAGTATGAGATGCGTGGTGTTCCAATTCGTCTTGAGATCGGGCCACGCGATATGGAAAACGGCGTTTGTGTTCTTGTATCTCGGATTACAGGTGAGAAGAAAGTTGTTGAGCAGGCTAACCTGGTTGAAGAAATTCAAACGATGCTGGCACAAGTTCAAGCCGATATGTTGGCGCGTGCACGTACATTTATGTCGGACAACTTCTATTCGGTAGATACATTGGATGAGATGAAAGAGCTAATGGAGAATAAACGTGGTTTCACGCTAGCAGGATGGTGCGGCTCAGAAGCGTGCGAAGATAAAGTAAGAGAAGTAACGGGCGCTACAAGCCGGAACATCCCGTTCCAGCCTGCAGAAGAAAAACATACGTGCCTGGCTTGTGGAGAAAAAGCACAACATACCGTCGTATTTGCAAGAGCCTACTAA